From the Agelaius phoeniceus isolate bAgePho1 chromosome 17, bAgePho1.hap1, whole genome shotgun sequence genome, the window GGGATTTATCTGAGAACTCCAGTTTTGGGGGGAGCAAGTTCTTTATAGCCCTAGTGTAAGGAAGAGACAGAAAACTGACAGCTCAGAGGTGGAACCAGCAGCCTGGAGCATCAGATTTCAGCAGTTTGACTGTTGGAGTATCCCAGGCCATGCTGTAGCCAAACTCACTGGCTTGGCATGGAAAGCTGCCTGGTTCCACAAGTAGAGTGCCATAGCTGGGGGAATAAGCCAGCAGCATAACAGAATTCCCAAACCTATCCAGGAACACCTCCACAGGGAACCTTGTGATTTTTGCCACCAttagttggggtttttctgtCCAAGGTGGCTCACTGAGCATGGGTCCTTTTACTAAAAAACCTCAGGACCCAGATCCAGGTTGGACTGGgccctggctgagcacaaggaGCAGGATCTGTATGAGCCCagtgtgcagccctgcagtggcagagcttggggctgggctggaagcaGGCCAGGCAATCCAAATGCTCTTCCCTGCCATGTGGAAAGTGTTTGGACAGGAAGGACGTCCTATCCCCTTGGTTACATTCTGTGTTGGTGGTGGCCAGTCCTTGCCTCAGAGATGCTGGCTTCATCATCTGGTGGGATTTCTGCATTgtaaaggctttttttttaaacaaaaatagtTTGCAATTCATGCCAGTATCTTAAGGACAccaattttattttaacttaAGGAACCAATTTCCTTTGATTCTGTGAGTAATTTTTCTAATGAAAAGGTTCCTTTAGTACTCTCTTTTTTATCTATCCCTAAGAACAGATTAAAAAACAAGCtgtcagcctgggcagggcagtgcctgatTTGCAGGGTCAGGCTgccaaacaaacaagaaaatctGAGACTGAAGAAGATACGATCAGAGCTGTTCAGGTTGTGTGGGATTTCACATTGCTGCAGACACACCTCAGAAACACAGCGAGACAGCAAAACCAAACATGATGAAGGTCTTCAGGAAACTTGTGGGAGTGAGTCTGTGCTCCTGAAGAGCACCTGGATCATGCTGTGATCCTGGTGGATGTGGGATGTGTCATGGGCTGCCTCAGGCACTTCAACATCCACCAGTTCCTATTGGAATTGGCTGTACTGTCCTCATTGTTCTGAATTCGTGTTCTTCACACACCAGGCTCAACTCAAGGGTTTAACAATGGCCCTTCCTCACAAATGACTGTTTGTTTCTCACACTTGAGTGCTAAGTGGTGACAAGGATTAATGTGCCCAGCTTAGCATGGATGCTCACTGAAGTGGCCCATGACtggagagctgagctgggcagagAAAACTGGGGGGTTTATTTTGTGCTCTGAGACTGTTtaacatcatcatcatctcttTAGGAACTGGGTATATGAGCCCTGTGGTCTTTGCTCAGTCCTGTTTTGACCCTTCCATGGGATCTCTACAGCCTGACTTGTCAGACTCCCATTCCATTGGCTGCCACCTCCCACCCACCCAGCGCAGTTCACATCCCCGATGAATAAAGTtggtgtttcttttttcctcctctctccttgtAAGGCGTTGTTCATTTGCAAGGTAATGATGATCTGCGGCTCCCCATTCTTTCCTTACATTGCCCTGAGCTCCGGGAGGAgccgggcggggagcgggcgcGGCAGAGGCTGCTCGGGTGTGCTGAGCTTCCCGCCCCGGCTGCGAGCACAGACCCAGCCTACCCCGGGGTGCAGCCACCACCTCCGGGGCCAGGAAGCTGTGGTgggtgtgctctgtgtgtgctcgcagccggctgctcctcagggagcaggagagctcagACTGGGATGTTGGAAATGTGCAGGAAGCCCTGACTGGAACTTGCTGTGGGGTAAGAAATGAAATTCTCCAGGCTGGCCGGCGGGGAAGAGAGCACGATTGGATCCCTGCACTCCACACTCACCAGATTTTGAGTTCCTGCAAGTAAGTGGTGGTGGCTTTCCTGCCTGGGAAATGAGGAATCTGCAGCTAAACTGGGGGGGAAATACCTTAAAACCCCCAAAGTATACAGCATTGTCAGAGATGCTCTTGGGGCTGGACAGACTGGACAGGTAGgattcctgctctgccctgctgtgctctgggaagcctcagctgggctcagcttTGTGAGTTGGGCTCCAAGCTGTGTCATTTCATGCTTTGTGCTCTGTAGCTGGGCTTgagagggaagaaaaggtgATGGAGCTTGGCAATGCTGCTGGGATCCCATGGCTGGAGTCTGGAGGCTGAGTGGGAGCCAATTGCTTTTGGGTGAATGAATTCAATTCAGAGGTGCATGGCATTGTGGAAATTTCCAGTTGTTTTGTGGGGAGGGGGACAGGAGTGTTGCTGGTGTGTGCAATGAGAAATGCTGTCTACAGAAAACCTAAGATGATGTAGAAGTAGTGCATGTGTGGCAAAGGAAACCACTGTGGCAGGCAGATGGTTCTGGAGAAGACACATCTCCTTCATCCAGCCATGCTGCAGTTTGGAATCTGCCTTCCCAAAACAGCAGCTCCGAGCTCTCTGCTGGTCTCCTGCtgtggctcagctctgcagaaaacCTCTTGAGATTATTCTTGCCTTAAAGAGCATTTTTTTGCCCAAGTGAGTGTTCAGCAACCAGGAAAGggcaggaagaaagaaaagcgCTGAAATGGGGTCAGCCTCAAGCAGAGCCCTGTGGTGTGGGCTGACAGTCACTCAAGTTTTAAAGTTGTATTTTCTCAAAAGCCACTCCAGCATGTGAGCAGTGATCAGAACTGCAGCTAGAAGTCTGCATCCAAGTTTTCAGGCATTTGGGTCTGGCATTTAGAAGTATGGTTGGCACTTTCTAAATGAAAAGCCCCCAGAGGTATTTGACCATGAAATCTCATTACGGAGATAAGCAAAGTGGGTAAGATCTCATGCCTGCTTTTTTGAAATAGTCTTAAAATTCACTAATTGCACCCCATGGTCCAGGGCAGATTCAGTGTTGTGACTGACTGTAAACAGAGCTTTCACTTTTTGtaattgaaaagaaagaaatctatCTACTTCTGCTTCTTGGGCCTTTTTTGAAGCACAACTCCCTGGGGTACCTGAGCAGAgtttgctgcagctgtgtgcACAGTTGCTGATGGAAATCAGCTCAAAATGTTCCTCTTGGTTTTGTGCAAATAGGCTTTGAGTAGCTTTGCAGACTTTTTTCTTGCCACCCTGCACTGAAGACTGTGTGGTTTTATCTGGGGAGATGAATCAGGGGCCAGGCAGAATCATCACCAGCAGCACTTGGTTTTGCAGTGAATTTAATCTTGCTTTCAGGAAGCCCAGATGACAAACTTGCACCTTTCATAGGACTCACAAAAAACTCCCACATCCTGGAGTAACAACCCATCTGCCTCGagggtgcctgtgctggggtgtcacacacagaggGGAGAGATCCCTGCTCCgagggctgtgggtgctgtcACACGTACGCAACGGCCGTGACCGCCCTCGCCTTCAAAGCcaccggggctgggctgggctgggctgggctggcagagccggCGCCTTTGAAACGCCTCTGCTGAGCCCCGGGgagcggccccagggcagggagatcGATAACTTCATCGGCACGAAATCCAGGTGCAGGTTGCAGAAGGTCTGGCTGAGAGTTTGCCTTGCAAACCTGCTCAGTCCTACCTGGGTGTCTTTAGTCAGGGGTTCTGCTCGCAAATCTGTGGCTCTGGGAGACCCAAGGTGTTGTCCCAAGAAGTGGCTTCTCCCAGTGGCTGCTGAGCCTGAGCACTGAGCAGGATGCACAGCACAGTTTCACTGCTCAGAAATCCTGGAGCAGCCACCGACCTGCTCTACAGAAAATAGGCCAGAAGAATTTCTCTGCCTTCATTCCTACTCAAGGAAGTCTCTCCTTTCAATCTTCAAAATTCAGGGATGGAAAATCCCCCTGCTGTGGGATAAGCTGCCCCGTGTGTGTGCCTGCCTCAGCATGCTGAAAGCTCCCACCTCGATTCCAACACTACACCAGCTCCTGGCCATCAAACCTCGCTAGAACTTTGTCTGCTCAACTCCAGagcctgctcagctctgccctgctcctgcagcccatgaTTCCATGCCTCTAATGAGCTGAACGAGCCCAGCGAGGAGCTCCAGGCTCTGTCTAACGCACCGGCCCTGTTGCAGGTAATCCCAATAATTAAAGTATGCTCAGACAGAAAAGCTGTGTTGTCTAATTAAAACGTTGGAAAGGGAACAgcctccccttcccagctctgatCTAAGCCAGTCTGTCCAGCCTGGTTAGTCCTTAAAACCTCTCTGTCTCACTTTTTGCCTTGAAATAATTGCTCTCCAGGGTTCATGCTTCAGTCAGGGCAGTTTCCAAAGGCATGGGAAGTTCTTAGATAAAAGGATGCTCACAGATAAAAGGGTGCTGCAAATGGGCAGAGACCTTCTGGTTATTGGGGTAAAAATGTGCCAGAGATGCTGTGTGACCCAAGGTGCAGGGGAGAGGGGAGCTCCTGTGGGCCTGCAGTAGCTTTTGAGATTTACACAAGGCAGGGTGGCTTCTCACCAGAGCTCATCTGGGCTTTGTCATCCGGATGAAGATATGCAAGAGGGTGAGTAAGAGGTGCTCAGCACGTCCCTCAGGATCTCTGGGCTCCCATCTGTGCTGGTGGAAGCTGatcctgctcagctctgcccagggaccccactgctggcccCATCTGGATCAGCTACCACGGCTTCTTGAAGCTGTGTTTTACTCCAGGAACTGCCTCCATCTCCTTTCAGATCAGGCATTCCTTGGGTGCTGGTGACAGGCCAGCCTTTTTCTGTAGAGCAGGgtgcacagagctgagctgtgcagagctgggagccgCAGCCACCGCTGAAGGGGTGTCAGCTTTTGCTTTGGGTTTGCAGcgtgctggcagcacagcagggatggggatggcgGGACAGAGGGCGGGACATGGGAATGATGGGACAGAGGTCACCAAAAGCCTCCTGGGGAAGGAGGTGATCCTGACAGGTTGGGGAGCACCCGTGCTTTGTGTCAGGACactctcctgcccctgccacgGTTTGCAGGGGGTGATTCTTGCCCTGAGGAAAGCACAGGGAcaagggctgggtttgggcaaGGCACAGCTTTAGGCAGAGGAAAGGGGTGGGAAGATGGGGAGTTTTCTGCTCTGGTGTCACAGCAGAGTGACTGCAGACCTGGggttgtggtggcacagggaatgtGTGCATCCATTGCAGAAGGAGGGTGTCCTGGTGTGtgctgctgaggccagggcatgaggaggcagaggaaggagatgcGGAAGGTCCCCTTGTTTCCAGGAAGTTGAGTCATACTGCCTGTTCTTTCTGGTCTCCCCCTTGCTCAGGATCGGTGTcacccccatcccacagcctgggTTGGTGTCCCAGGGTCCCCAGAAAGCACTCTGTCATTCCTAGGGTGCCTCCAGAGGGTTTTCAGGGCTCCTGGGCATTTCCTTTTCATCATTTCAGTGGCAAATTGTGAGCTTGAATCCCACTGGTTTTGTTGGattgctttttcttcaaaaGGAACCAAAATCTGAAGTTTTCCCTGGTGGTGACAGAGCACCCACTGCCAAGTGTCCACACggggctgggcactggaggTGTTACAgtgaccctggggacagcaatTGCTGGCCAGAAAATGGGACACCTGGTGAAATGTCCCCATCCAGAGCATCCAGAGAGACCCCCGGCTGCAGGGGTCCCCTAAGCCCTGGGGGTCACCATTTCATGCCATGGcgagcccagcagctccaggctgaacTCCAGCTCGTGTTCTCTCTCCTCAGAGCTCAgtggtgctgccagcagctcctccatggctgcagccagcggcgaggggacagcagggacccagctgctgccagctggcactgccctggccctgctcggTGGCCTGGTCTACCTGGGCACCCTGTGTGCTGCCTGCAAACGGTACGTgctgcccacagctcctccctttccctcctggggctgggtggggctggggacCCCTCGGTGGCATTTGGTGGCTGCCCATGGGGATTCTGTGTGCAGCCATCCTGAGCTGGGAccacggggctgctgctctgctcaccccaaaccccacctgcGCCCCAGTGCAGCTCCACCTGGCTTGATCCCGcatccctgtgtgtcccagcccctggaacAGCCTCTACACCCAAAAATCctcagaggagcagcccagagAGGGCTGAGCTGAGAGCAGGAGGGGCAATGCCAAGGGTGGTGCCAGTggtgccctgcacagctcagtgGGGTGCAGGATGCAATTGTGGTGtccccagccagcacagagcctgctgtggggcaggggaaggatgtGGGGTCTGGGAGTGCCACACTGGGAcacctgctcctcatcctggcTTTGCCATCTGCCTTGGGCTCAGCCCCACTTctccctgcaggaggggcaggaagaAGGTGGCTCCGGACGGGGTGAAGCTCGTGGATGAGGTAAGAGCACATCTTGGGGGCAGGaccagccctgggggtgctctgggctcccagcccagcctgagggTGTCTGTCCctccccgggcaggccctgctctgccagacACAGCTGCGGTCACTCAGCAAGTCGGACACGAAGCTGCACGAGCTGTACCGGGTGAAGGTCAGAGATGGTgagtgccctggagcagggggagccCGAGGGGCTGGTGGCCCTTGGCAGCTGCCCATCATGTCACAGAGAGACATGTcacagtgctggcacagggcttggtGCCTGTTGCATGCCctcatttcctcttctctcccACAGTCCAGCGTCCAGCCAGCCTGGATCTCCCAGGTCCCAGGGCCTCTGGGGGTGaatccctgcacagctctggcCTCCTGCACCGTGAGCTGCCCCAGATCCCCGTCCCTGAGCCCCCGGCCACCTCCCCAGCCCCCGACCAGACCTACTCCAACCTGCTCTTCACCCCGCTGCGCAAACCAGCGCCAGACGCTGTCTATGAGTGCCTGGCAGTGGGGGAGGAGGGCACCCCGGCGCCCCCCATGCCAGCTGGcacccagctgccccctccACGGGCTGTGCACGGGGCAGCTGATTACGCCTGTGTCCATAAAGTGAGGAAGGTGGTGCCGGTGGAGGtgcaggatggggctgtggcagGACCCTCTGGAGCACAGCACGGCTGGGATGGCACAGGCAGTGCCCCTCATGCCAAGGTACAGCtctgggggacagcagggatggggcacatgGGGGTGGGGGGTCATTCAATTccctctctcctggctgtgcccatgtgTGGAGCAGGGTATAAGTTAGGATCCACTGCCAGGATCCTCCTGGGGGGGCTGTCAGAAGATGAGGGGGGACAAAATCATGAGGGTACCCTGCAGTGGGCAGGGATTGCCCTCAAACctccacccaaaaaaaaaaatttctttttgcagctggaggagatgtACTCGACAGTGTGCAAAGCCACTAAGAAGAAATCCCAGGTCCCTGCATCAACCCCGAGGGCTGTGAAGGAGGGGGAGTCTGGGTGGCTGCCCCCCTGCCAGCAGGAGggggccccagcagccccaggtgccccTGACCCCTGTTATGAATCCATCAATGACAGAGCATGGACTGCTCAGGCCCGTGGCCCCGAGCCTGACTATGAGGCTGTGGACATGAACTGGAAGAAGGCAGCGAAACGGGACAAGCCAGGGAAGCCCTGTGTCCCCGAGAACCTCTATGAGAGTGTGGTGGATGTCTGGGCAGGGGGGTCCCAGAAAGGCTCTGCCCGGACAgcagccaatgggctgcagGTTTACATCACCAACCTATAgcccccaggagcaggggcagtgccacaggGGGGACCCACCTGGCTGGACACCACTGGGTGCCAAAGGGACAGGTGccagcagccctgtgcccacctgtgcccTGCACTCACTCTCTGTATATATTTTCTGTTACTTTTCTACCAGTGTTGTTGTCCCATCTCAGCCCAGCTGGTGATGGTGGGATGTCCAAGgatgggcagtttgggggtgctGGGTGGGACCCAGTGAgtcagggctggcactggcaccaGGATGGGAACAGGGTGGGGACCAGTCACGTTTTGGGGCAGGGGGGTGAcggggctgcagccagccccATGCCTTGGGCTGCAGGATCAGACCCCATCAAGAGGTTTCTGCCATGTCTGAGGGTCTCTGTCCTCCTCACACTGCCTGGGGGAGACCAGGGCCCCCTCCAGCCCCCAGGAAGCCCTGAGAAGCTTTGCCCCCCTCACACACCGAACATCCCTTGTTATGGGGAGATGGGGTCAGCCCTGTGccttcatggaatcacagaatatcctgagttggaaaggacccacaagggATCATTGAGTCCATCTCCTCACCCTGCACAGGATTACACAGAAATTTCCCTGGTGTGggctgtgggctctgctccatcctccATTCCCACCCTTTCAGACCCATGCAAGGGTGTCTCCATGGGTCACCATTAAAAGCCTGAGAGAAGGTTTACACTCTTAAACTGAGTCTAAATCTCTGGTTCTGGgctctcttgctgctgctgctgctggtgcaaCTGGTGCTGAGAGAGCAGCTTTGAGCACGATGTGACAGTGAGTGCACCCGCCCTGGATGGGTGGTTTGGCACCTCTGAAATGGGGACACACAGCCACCAAGAGCTGCTGTATGGGGTGatctgtgccagagcagagccccGCACAGGGCTGCGGCACAAACCAGGCTGTGTTTGCTCAGCATTTGCTTCCTTGCTCACCTCCCCATCACTGCTGTGGGTCCTGCAGCCTCCGTGTGCCAAAAaagcctggctgagctggatgTGTACCAGAGCTTaacctcccctcctctcctccccgGTGCAGTTGCACATCCGTGCCCCAAGGGACACCGCGGTGGCAGTGACGGTGTCCCTGTCACATGGCCAGCGGCTGCCTGACCTCGTGGCACGATGGCCTGGTGTGGCTGGAGCGGGGCGGAGCCCCAGCccccgtgccgtgccgtgccgtgccgtgccgtgccgtgccgtgccgtgccgtgccgtgccagGCTGTGCGGCAGGAAGCGCCGCGCCTCCCCTCAGCATCTGTGCCCCTGCACCGCGGCAGGTGAAGAGATTAAAACCGAAAACGCAGCGCTCAGCAAACCCCGCTGGAGGTGTCAGAGCCGGAGGCACCCCAGCTCGTCGTCAGCCCTGCTCTCGACGCCAAACCACAGCCGCCCTCGAGAGCTTCTCCCATCCCCCTGCGAGATGAGGGCGCTGATAGAGCGCGGCTGGTGCCGCTGCTGCCGCgctcttcctgctgccaggctgcctCAAGCACGCGTGGGCTCCCCCACGCTGCCCCGGCCGcatcctgcccctgctccccttccccagcaccgCAGCACACGCGGCTGGGTCCATCCTGCACCTCCTGAACCCCTGGGAGCTGTTTTGGGCTGCGCTGCCAGGCACAGGAGCATCATTTCCGTGCGGGATCAGTGGGGCTTCACTCCGGTCCCCGCGCTGCCCGTGGGGGTGTGGGGACCACGGTGCCACCTCCCTTGGGAAAGGCAGGCTCGGAATGGCACCAGGGAAGGGACAGATCCTGCTGCGGAGGGGCTGAGGCGGCCAAATTTGGTCTCCAatttcccccagcagcagcagaaggtgtGCAAGAGTGTGAGCGGGTGTGCGAGAGTGTGAGTGAGTGTCCgcgggtgtgcatgagtgtgagTGAGTGTGCGCGGGTGTGCTGAGCGATGCCGTTCCCACAACAGGGAGCgagcaggagcccagagagCGCCCTAAGAGGCTGAACGGGGCTGCAGGTCCTTAATCCTGCACGCTGTGGGATGTAGCGAGGAGCATCACACACTGCACGGTGTGACACCCGCACTGTGTGACACCCGCACTGTGTGACACACACATGGTGTGACACCCGCACTGTGTGACACGTGCACTGTGTGACACCTGCACTGACACCTGCACTGTGTGACACCCACATGGTGTGACACCTGCACTGTGTGACACCCTTGCAGTGGGACACCTGCACTGTGTGACACCTGCACTGACACCTGCACTGTGTGACACCCACATGGTGTGACACCCGCACCGTGTGACACCCGCACCGTGTGACACCTGCACTGTGTGACACCCACATGGTGTGACACCCGCACCGTGTGACACCCGCACCGTGTGACACCCACATTGTGTGACACCCACATGGTGTGACACCCGCACAGTGTGACACCCACATGGTGTGACACCTGCACCGTGTGACACCCGCACTGTGTGACACCCGCACCGTGTGACACCTGCACGGCGCTGCAGGGCGCTCTGTGCCATAAGGACCCacatccccatgtccctgcaCCCCGCAGGGCTCCGCAGCCCGCGCAGTTCTGAGTCTGTCCggcagcccagggctctccACCAAACCCGCCCCACGGCCGAGCAGCTCCGCACCCCACCTAGCtccccccatccctgcagctcacccccgtgtggccccgtcccccggc encodes:
- the LIME1 gene encoding lck-interacting transmembrane adapter 1, yielding MAAASGEGTAGTQLLPAGTALALLGGLVYLGTLCAACKRRGRKKVAPDGVKLVDEALLCQTQLRSLSKSDTKLHELYRVKVRDVQRPASLDLPGPRASGGESLHSSGLLHRELPQIPVPEPPATSPAPDQTYSNLLFTPLRKPAPDAVYECLAVGEEGTPAPPMPAGTQLPPPRAVHGAADYACVHKVRKVVPVEVQDGAVAGPSGAQHGWDGTGSAPHAKLEEMYSTVCKATKKKSQVPASTPRAVKEGESGWLPPCQQEGAPAAPGAPDPCYESINDRAWTAQARGPEPDYEAVDMNWKKAAKRDKPGKPCVPENLYESVVDVWAGGSQKGSARTAANGLQVYITNL